In Anaerolineales bacterium, one DNA window encodes the following:
- a CDS encoding xanthine dehydrogenase, with product MTKYGVIGKPTRAYASREIVTGQARYCPDIRLPGMLVGKLLYTKYPCARIARLDVNSTRAMPGVVAVLTAHDIPGENSYLYAQPADQPLLVNEVVRYQGDALVAIAAENEDAAQSALESIQVEYEPLPGIFDAVEAMQPGAQQVWPNHGNIADHLVINYGDIETGFRQADIILENTFSTPLVEHAFLETEGAVAYPDSDGTMVVFSSCQAPHRDRIQIARSLKLPENKVRVITPHIGGAFGGKDEAHVQIHAALLAQASGRPVSLVRSREDSILTHVKRHPVTIRIRSGITQDGKLTAVHAMAIGDTGPYLNAGRDVMNFVAATLSGPYFVPNARLEAYTVFTNNPICGAMRGYGIPQAAFACEAQMDALARAINIDPLEIRLRNGMETGMQVPTGVTLREAGGMKTCLNEAARLSGWQERRSLAQQPAPHLRRGWGMASIWFSIGMGRNVPDHAAVTLDMLPDGSLILHTGAADMGQGVHTVLAQIAAEGIGVTLEAVKVVTPDTDRTFDAGPSVASRQTFVSGNAVLRAAQPIRETLLQAASELTGLSVEILQIKQGQLLAEGELLSITIPELVAKAIEKDCQLHADGYYAMEYPEQLPPGSYPYATSVFTFGTQIAQVVVDMETGQVSLEKLVAVQDAGKIINPGGARGQIEGGVIMGLGYALMEELLVDHGATRNLNLGTYLIPTSKDVPELTVKIVEVPEPFAPYGAKGLGEPPLTPTAPAILNAVIDAIGVPLYSIPLTAERVLGAIQSNKGDTPANVE from the coding sequence ATGACCAAGTACGGTGTAATCGGTAAACCAACCAGGGCGTATGCCAGTCGCGAGATCGTCACCGGGCAGGCGCGCTACTGCCCGGATATCCGCTTGCCAGGCATGTTGGTTGGCAAGCTGCTTTACACAAAGTATCCTTGTGCACGCATTGCCCGGCTGGATGTTAACTCTACCCGGGCCATGCCTGGTGTGGTCGCCGTCCTTACCGCACACGATATCCCCGGCGAGAATAGCTATTTATACGCCCAGCCTGCTGACCAGCCCTTGCTAGTCAACGAGGTTGTGCGTTACCAGGGTGATGCCCTGGTAGCGATCGCAGCAGAGAACGAAGACGCTGCTCAGTCGGCCCTGGAGTCCATCCAGGTGGAATACGAACCACTTCCCGGAATATTTGATGCTGTTGAGGCGATGCAGCCGGGTGCGCAACAGGTGTGGCCCAATCACGGGAACATCGCTGACCACCTGGTTATTAATTATGGGGATATCGAAACTGGCTTCAGACAAGCCGATATCATCCTTGAAAATACTTTTTCCACACCCCTGGTTGAGCATGCCTTCCTGGAGACTGAAGGCGCAGTGGCTTATCCCGATAGTGACGGCACGATGGTCGTGTTTTCCTCCTGCCAGGCACCCCATCGTGACCGCATACAGATCGCCCGTTCGCTCAAGCTGCCTGAGAATAAGGTCAGGGTAATCACCCCCCATATCGGCGGTGCATTCGGCGGCAAAGATGAAGCGCATGTCCAGATCCATGCTGCGCTCTTAGCACAAGCTTCAGGGCGTCCGGTTAGCCTGGTTCGCTCCCGCGAAGACTCCATCCTCACCCATGTGAAACGCCATCCGGTGACCATCCGCATACGCAGCGGAATTACCCAGGATGGAAAGTTGACCGCAGTCCATGCCATGGCAATCGGCGATACAGGCCCTTACCTTAACGCCGGACGGGATGTGATGAATTTCGTGGCAGCTACATTGAGCGGTCCATATTTTGTGCCCAATGCCCGACTGGAAGCTTATACCGTCTTTACCAACAACCCGATCTGTGGTGCCATGCGCGGTTATGGTATCCCCCAAGCTGCCTTCGCTTGCGAAGCACAGATGGATGCCCTGGCGCGCGCCATTAATATTGACCCGCTTGAGATCCGCTTGCGCAATGGAATGGAGACCGGTATGCAGGTTCCCACCGGTGTCACCCTACGGGAGGCTGGCGGTATGAAAACCTGTCTTAACGAAGCCGCCCGGCTCTCAGGCTGGCAGGAGCGCAGGAGTTTAGCTCAGCAACCTGCTCCCCACCTGCGCCGCGGGTGGGGTATGGCATCCATCTGGTTCAGTATCGGTATGGGGCGCAACGTACCCGATCATGCGGCGGTAACGCTGGATATGCTTCCCGACGGCAGCCTCATCCTGCACACGGGTGCTGCAGACATGGGCCAGGGAGTCCACACCGTCCTGGCTCAGATCGCGGCTGAGGGGATAGGTGTCACGCTCGAAGCAGTCAAGGTGGTTACCCCAGACACTGACCGCACCTTCGACGCTGGGCCATCTGTAGCCAGCCGCCAGACCTTTGTCTCGGGGAATGCTGTGCTGCGTGCTGCCCAACCTATTCGTGAAACCCTTCTCCAAGCTGCCAGTGAGTTGACTGGGCTATCTGTGGAAATATTACAGATTAAGCAAGGTCAGCTTCTGGCTGAAGGTGAACTACTCTCGATCACAATTCCTGAGTTGGTCGCAAAAGCCATAGAAAAGGATTGCCAGTTACATGCTGATGGCTATTACGCCATGGAATACCCCGAGCAGCTACCTCCTGGCAGCTATCCATATGCGACCTCGGTGTTCACCTTTGGTACCCAGATCGCCCAAGTGGTGGTAGACATGGAGACCGGCCAAGTCAGCCTCGAGAAACTGGTTGCCGTGCAGGATGCGGGTAAGATTATCAACCCCGGTGGAGCACGCGGGCAAATCGAGGGTGGTGTCATCATGGGATTAGGATATGCCCTAATGGAAGAGTTGCTTGTCGATCACGGTGCCACTCGCAACCTCAACCTGGGCACGTATCTTATCCCCACTTCAAAAGATGTGCCCGAGCTAACCGTGAAAATTGTCGAGGTACCTGAGCCTTTTGCGCCGTATGGTGCCAAAGGGCTCGGCGAACCCCCCTTGACTCCGACTGCGCCAGCAATCCTGAACGCAGTCATTGATGCTATCGGTGTTCCACTATATTCAATCCCACTCACCGCTGAGCGAGTCCTTGGGGCCATCCAGTCAAACAAGGGTGACACTCCCGCAAATGTTGAATAA
- a CDS encoding (2Fe-2S)-binding protein gives MPEIELHLVVNRQSLTVKVESGCTLLELLRDRLGLTGTKEGCGAGDCGACVVVMDGLAVNACLVLAAQAEGTVVITIEGLAQDDTLHPLQQQFADQWAMQCGFCTPGMLMSCYALLLTNPNPTAGQIREAISGNLCRCGSYQAIVKAVHAAVEINEVHR, from the coding sequence ATGCCTGAAATCGAACTCCACCTGGTTGTCAATCGGCAGTCGCTTACGGTCAAAGTTGAATCTGGCTGCACACTGCTAGAACTGCTGCGAGATAGGCTTGGTTTGACAGGCACCAAGGAAGGTTGTGGGGCAGGGGACTGCGGAGCCTGTGTCGTTGTCATGGATGGTCTGGCAGTCAATGCTTGCCTGGTGCTGGCAGCTCAGGCGGAGGGAACGGTAGTCATCACCATTGAAGGACTGGCGCAAGATGACACACTCCATCCGTTACAGCAGCAGTTCGCCGATCAGTGGGCCATGCAATGTGGTTTCTGCACCCCAGGTATGCTGATGTCATGTTACGCCTTGCTGCTCACCAATCCCAATCCCACTGCAGGCCAGATTCGAGAGGCAATTTCTGGTAACCTGTGCCGTTGCGGAAGCTACCAGGCGATTGTGAAAGCTGTCCATGCTGCTGTTGAGATAAACGAGGTCCACCGATGA
- a CDS encoding cytosine deaminase (Catalyzes the deamination of cytosine to uracil and ammonia), protein MPENLLFHNVIFESKPVAMDIAVRSGIMSQIGPSLSTDDCRVIDVSGTMASPLFIDPHHHLDCAFLSEPPNLSGTLEEAIQINARVKQSRSVEDVYDKACRALRLALQNGTGYIRSHTDIDSVSKLKLLYPILKAKEEFHGLVDVQIAAFPQLGLIADPESIQLMRAAMQAGADVVGGMPHAEASPDDSARHIELLFEIAEEFDADIDMHIDETDDPNSHTLELLADATLCHGYEGRVTAGHCCALAAYPDDYAAQVIEKVAQARINIITNPLINLYLQGRYDQQPVRRGITRVKQLLKAGVNVSCGSDDISNLFFPFGRMDMLEVAMVTSVVAHLTCPEEIQTAFDMPRSRAAHALNLQEYGIMVGKPANFVLLEAMTAQAALQIQPIKRLVVREGRIVASRDVIINKNTTEDGAYVR, encoded by the coding sequence ATGCCTGAAAACCTGTTATTCCACAACGTTATCTTCGAAAGCAAACCAGTTGCTATGGATATTGCCGTCCGCTCGGGGATTATGAGCCAAATTGGTCCAAGTTTATCCACGGATGATTGCCGCGTTATCGATGTCAGCGGTACGATGGCTTCACCGCTCTTCATCGATCCTCATCACCACCTTGATTGTGCATTCCTCTCTGAACCCCCCAACTTATCGGGGACACTGGAGGAGGCTATCCAGATCAATGCCCGCGTGAAACAGAGCCGATCCGTCGAAGATGTTTACGATAAAGCCTGCCGCGCCCTGCGTCTGGCTCTGCAGAATGGTACCGGGTATATTCGCAGCCATACCGATATCGACTCAGTCTCTAAACTCAAGCTTCTTTATCCTATCCTGAAAGCTAAAGAAGAATTCCATGGCCTGGTGGACGTGCAGATCGCTGCTTTTCCACAGCTTGGATTGATTGCTGACCCCGAGAGCATCCAGCTCATGCGAGCAGCTATGCAAGCTGGTGCAGATGTGGTCGGAGGTATGCCACACGCAGAAGCATCACCTGATGATTCGGCCCGCCACATTGAGCTCCTGTTTGAAATAGCAGAGGAGTTCGATGCTGATATCGACATGCACATAGACGAGACCGATGACCCCAACTCGCATACGTTAGAGTTGCTTGCCGACGCCACCCTTTGCCACGGTTATGAAGGCAGGGTCACTGCTGGGCACTGTTGCGCATTAGCCGCTTACCCGGATGACTATGCTGCACAGGTGATCGAGAAAGTTGCCCAAGCGCGGATAAACATTATCACCAACCCACTTATTAATTTATACCTTCAAGGCAGGTACGATCAGCAGCCTGTGCGACGCGGTATCACACGCGTCAAGCAGCTGCTTAAGGCAGGTGTTAATGTGAGCTGCGGCTCAGACGACATCAGTAACCTGTTCTTCCCCTTCGGTCGCATGGACATGCTGGAAGTTGCTATGGTCACTTCGGTCGTTGCCCATCTCACCTGCCCGGAGGAAATCCAAACTGCTTTCGACATGCCACGCAGCCGGGCTGCACACGCCCTGAACCTGCAAGAATATGGCATAATGGTTGGCAAGCCCGCAAACTTTGTCTTGCTCGAAGCTATGACTGCCCAAGCGGCATTGCAGATCCAGCCAATTAAGCGGCTGGTAGTGCGAGAAGGACGTATTGTGGCAAGTCGTGATGTAATCATCAATAAAAATACTACCGAGGACGGTGCTTATGTCAGATAA